Proteins encoded together in one Triticum dicoccoides isolate Atlit2015 ecotype Zavitan chromosome 7B, WEW_v2.0, whole genome shotgun sequence window:
- the LOC119339407 gene encoding translation initiation factor IF-2-like, whose protein sequence is MAYSKGAGGGGMSAVDAILAEVADLVALEQIARLNTAHLAGLDDSALPSSLESRFRKLKSLPTAAPAPPAKTLGRSATAPPQRRDDPAADPLPQPQTDPPAPVAPASQEAKEHSPPPRPRADPSKKSVPAVREDDEEEDLERLFGPGRGRPTLRERNRGRDDDGSLSPPPPRQACCFPFSPKKAPQRAPTARSRKDRVGGAPDDVLGIDAGEWGDENRKMVTELKEQQRKLKKALEEQVKVSRETAKMARWVKQASARMTHTDAIDDLLSDSDIDDDDELK, encoded by the coding sequence ATGGCGTACTCCAAGGGAGCTGGCGGCGGCGGGATGTCGGCGGTGGACGCCATCCTCGCGGAGGTGGCCGACCTGGTCGCGCTGGAGCAGATCGCCAGGCTCAACACGGCGCACCTCGCCGGCCTCGACGACTCGGCCCTCCCGTCCAGCCTCGAGTCCCGCTTCCGCAAGCTCAAGTCCCTCCCCACCGCTGCCCCCGCGCCGCCCGCCAAGACCCTGGGCCGGAGCGCCACCGCGCCGCCCCAGCGCCGCGACGATCCTGCTGCCGACCCTCTCCCGCAACCGCAAACGGACCCCCCTGCGCCGGTCGCCCCGGCGAGCCAAGAGGCGAAGGAGCATAGCCCTCCCCCGCGGCCGCGGGCTGATCCTTCTAAGAAGAGCGTCCCCGCGGTTcgagaggacgacgaggaggaggacctgGAGCGGCTCTTCGGGCCAGGGCGCGGCCGGCCGACGCTGAGGGAGCGGAACAGGGGCAGGGACGACGACGGctccctgtcgccgccgccgccgcgccaggcGTGCTGCTTCCCCTTCTCGCCCAAGAAGGCCCCGCAGAGGGCCCCGACCGCACGGAGCAGGAAGGACCGCGTGGGAGGAGCGCCGGACGACGTCCTCGGCATCGACGCCGGCGAGTGGGGCGACGAGAACAGGAAGATGGTcacggagctcaaggagcagcagcGCAAGCTCAAGAAGGCGCTCGAGGAGCAGGTCAAGGTCAGCAGGGAGACGGCCAAGATGGCGCGGTGGGTCAAGCAGGCCTCCGCGCGCATGACGCACACGGACGCCATTGACGACCTGCTCAGCGACAGCGacatcgacgacgacgacgagctcAAGTGA
- the LOC119339406 gene encoding pentatricopeptide repeat-containing protein At5g42310, chloroplastic-like gives MDACCLVRRHLHQPLQLPPLQCLTLGRCCRRRRRGVAIAVAFCSTAPDHHRERPWESYDRDIQPRAGSDLARSLQLLADMQAAGMRPSAAAYARLIRALARAGRTLEAEALLLEMRHLGLRPDSAHYNALLEGLLARAHLRLADRFLLQMADDGVARNRRTYMLLLDAYARAGRLEDSWWVLGEMKRRGIRLGTAGYSTLVRLYRDSGMWKKATDLIMEMQEVGVELDVKIYNGLIDTFGKYGQLADARRVFEKMRGQGIKPDIATWNALIRWHCRVGNMKRALRFLAAMQEEGMYPDPKIFITIISRLGEQGKWDELKELFDKMRNRGFKESGAIYAVLVDIYGQYGHFRDAQECVAALKAENLQLSPSIFCVLANAYAQQGLCEQTVSVLQLMEAEGIEPNLVMLNLLINAFSTAGRHSEALAVFQHIKDSGMSPDVVTYTTLMKAFMRVKRYEKVSEVYSEMERAGCTPDRKAREMLHDVSVTLEQMGCY, from the exons ATGGACGCCTGCTGCCTCGTCCGCCGGCATCTTCACCAACCGCTGCAGCTTCCGCCCCTCCAGTGTCTGACTCTgggccgctgctgccgccgccggcgccgcggcgtagccatcgccgtcGCCTTCTGCTCAACGGCGCCTGACCACCACCGGGAGCGGCCATGGGAGTCCTACGACCGCGACATCCAGCCCCGCGCGGGCTCCGATCTGGCCCGCTCGCTCCAACTCCTCGCGGACATGCAGGCCGCCGGGATGCGCCCCAGCGCCGCCGCCTACGCGCGCCTCATCCGCGCGCTGGCCCGCGCCGGCCGCAcgctcgaggccgaggcgctcctccTCGAGATGCGCCACCTCGGGCTCCGCCCGGACTCCGCGCACTACAACGCGCTCCTCGAGGGCCTCCTCGCGAGGGCGCACCTCCGCCTCGCCGACCGCTTCCTCCTCCAGATGGCCGACGACGGGGTCGCGCGGAACCGGCGCACCTACATGCTCCTGCTGGACGCCTACGCCCGCGCCGGCCGCCTCGAGGACTCGTGGTGGGTCCTCGGCGAGATGAAGCGCCGGGGGATCCGGCTCGGCACCGCCGGGTACAGCACGCTGGTGCGGCTTTACAGGGACAGCGGCATGTGGAAGAAGGCCACCGACCTCATCATGGAGATGCAGGAGGTCGGGGTGGAGCTCGACGTTAAGATTTACAACGGCTTGATCGATACGTTCGGCAAGTACGGGCAGCTCGCCGATGCGCgcagggtgtttgagaaaatgCGTGGGCAGGGTATCAAGCCGGATATTGCTACGTGGAACGCTTTGATTCGATGGCACTGTCGGGTTGGGAACATGAAGCGTGCCCTGCGATTCCTTGCTGCCATGCAGGAGGAAGGGATGTACCCGGACCCAAAGATCTTCATTACGATCATCAGCAGGTTGGGGGAGCAAGGGAAGTGGGATGAGCTCAAAGAGCTGTTTGATAAAATGAGGAATCGAGGGTTCAAGGAGAGCGGTGCAATATATGCAGTTTTGGTCGACATTTACGGTCAGTATGGCCATTTTCGCGATGCCCAGGAATGTGTAGCTGCTCTTAAAGCTGAAAACCTGCAGCTCTCGCCTAGTATCTTCTGCGTCCTGGCGAACGCTTATGCTCAACAG GGTTTGTGTGAACAAACTGTAAGTGTTCTTCAATTGATGGAGGCAGAAGGAATTGAACCAAATCTCGTTATGTTGAATTTGTTAATCAATGCTTTTAGTACGGCTGGAAGGCACTCGGAGGCACTAGCTGTATTCCAGCATATCAAGGACAGT GGTATGAGCCCAGATGTTGTGACTTACACTACTCTAATGAAGGCTTTCATGAGAGTAAAAAGATATGAGAAG GTTTCAGAAGTATATAGTGAAATGGAGCGTGCTGGCTGTACCCCAGATAGAAAAGCTAGGGAAATGTTGCATGATGTGTCTGTTACACTGGAACAAATGGGAT GTTATTGA
- the LOC119335722 gene encoding uncharacterized protein LOC119335722 → MTNTMLGLLADLVAKGKRTSSGFTETHLKQCVAILNEQFKLAIASDQVRNRLKKWRKIWVRVVNLKNLSGALWDEDTCTIRLSDEHYAGHCMTHKPDAPFLNNPIEHYHAMATIFGTTGAKGMNARSGNDLLSIDVDDEENGGEWWDQHVTTSW, encoded by the exons ATGACCAACACTATGCTAGGTTTGTTGGCTGATCTTGTTGCTAAAGGAAAGAGAACTTCTAGTGGATTCACGGAGACACATCTCAAACAATGTGTTGCTATTCTGAATGAGCAATTCAAGCTAGCTATCGCCTCTGATCAAGTTAGAAACCGTCTCAAGAAGTGGAGGAAGATTTGGGTCAGGGTTGTCAATTTGAAGAATTTAAGTGGAGCTCTATGGGATGAAGATACTTGTACAATTAGGCTCAGCGATGAACACTATGCAGGTCATTGCATG ACCCACAAACCTGATGCTCCCTTCTTGAATAACCCAATTGAGCACTACCATGCCATGGCGACCATTTTTGGAACAACCGGGGCTAAGGGGATGAATGCAAGGTCTGGAAATGATCTCCTCTCTATTGATGTCGATGATGAGGAGAATGGTGGTGAATGGTGGGATCAACACGTCACCACAAGTTGGTGA